The following are encoded together in the Robertmurraya sp. FSL R5-0851 genome:
- a CDS encoding mechanosensitive ion channel family protein: MKYWEKILNDIKEKAMNEDLWLSLGEGALKIIAIFILSGIFIKVGKVMIENVFKVRTRSPLRVSERREATLLKLLQNILTYVVYFIAFMMILSTLTIDVSAMLAGAGIVGLAVGFGAQNLVRDIITGFFIIFEDQFSVGDFVRIGQFEGTVEEIGLRTTKIKTWTGELHILPNGNITEVTNFSLYNSMAVVDLSISYESDIKKAETVISELLQEMPAKYEDIIKTPEILGVQNLAASDVVLRIAAETLPMKHFVVARLLRKELKEWLDQNGIEIPYPRMVMYSRQDEVTSKKAWGNELE; the protein is encoded by the coding sequence ATGAAATACTGGGAGAAAATATTAAATGATATAAAAGAAAAAGCAATGAACGAAGATTTATGGCTTTCTTTAGGAGAAGGAGCACTGAAGATTATTGCGATTTTTATCCTTTCAGGCATTTTCATAAAAGTTGGAAAAGTGATGATTGAAAATGTCTTTAAAGTCAGAACTCGTTCTCCATTACGTGTATCGGAGCGAAGAGAGGCAACTCTTTTAAAGTTGCTACAAAATATCCTAACGTATGTAGTGTACTTTATTGCCTTTATGATGATATTATCAACATTAACCATAGATGTAAGTGCGATGCTTGCAGGGGCAGGGATCGTTGGACTTGCCGTTGGTTTTGGAGCACAAAACCTTGTTCGTGATATTATTACAGGATTCTTTATTATTTTCGAAGATCAATTTTCAGTTGGTGACTTTGTTCGAATTGGACAGTTTGAGGGAACAGTTGAAGAGATTGGATTACGAACAACAAAAATTAAGACATGGACAGGGGAACTTCATATTTTACCAAATGGTAATATTACGGAAGTAACAAACTTCTCTCTGTATAATAGTATGGCAGTTGTTGATTTAAGCATTTCGTATGAGAGTGATATTAAAAAGGCAGAAACCGTGATTTCTGAACTCTTACAAGAAATGCCTGCTAAATATGAGGATATCATTAAAACACCTGAGATTTTAGGAGTGCAAAATTTAGCTGCCTCCGATGTTGTCTTGCGTATAGCTGCAGAAACATTACCGATGAAACACTTTGTTGTAGCACGCTTGTTACGCAAAGAACTAAAAGAATGGTTGGATCAAAATGGAATAGAAATCCCTTATCCTCGTATGGTTATGTACTCACGTCAAGATGAGGTTACTTCTAAGAAGGCATGGGGAAATGAATTGGAGTGA
- a CDS encoding DUF554 family protein, protein MFLLGTLVNGLLIVVGALLGKLLHRIPESMKTTVMFSIGLAVVVLGLQMGFKSENFLIVIISLVIGSVLGEWLDLDGKLNALGTWLERKVGSSQQGSIAEGFVTATLIFVIGAMAIIGALDSGIRGDHDVLYTKSIIDGFTALFLTTTLGIGVIFSAIPVMLYQGAIAAFATQIDRLVSDALMTSFIAEMTATGGIMILAIGLNITGITKIRVANMLPGILVVALIVTIMSLVETILR, encoded by the coding sequence ATGTTTTTATTAGGTACTCTTGTAAATGGATTATTGATAGTGGTAGGGGCATTGTTGGGGAAGCTTCTTCATAGAATTCCAGAATCAATGAAAACAACAGTTATGTTTAGTATTGGTCTTGCAGTGGTTGTGCTAGGACTTCAAATGGGTTTCAAAAGTGAAAATTTTCTCATTGTCATCATTAGTCTTGTAATTGGCTCTGTGCTTGGCGAATGGCTAGATTTAGATGGGAAGTTGAATGCTCTAGGTACATGGTTGGAGAGGAAGGTAGGGAGCTCCCAGCAAGGAAGTATTGCAGAAGGGTTTGTAACGGCAACGCTTATCTTTGTAATAGGTGCGATGGCTATTATTGGTGCACTTGATAGCGGCATTAGGGGTGATCATGATGTGTTATATACAAAATCCATTATTGATGGATTTACTGCACTATTTTTAACAACCACTCTTGGAATCGGTGTTATTTTTTCTGCTATTCCGGTCATGCTCTATCAAGGAGCTATAGCCGCTTTTGCTACCCAGATTGATCGTTTGGTATCAGATGCACTTATGACTAGCTTTATCGCAGAAATGACTGCTACAGGCGGAATTATGATTCTTGCTATTGGATTAAATATTACAGGAATTACGAAAATACGAGTGGCCAATATGCTTCCAGGTATTTTAGTAGTTGCTTTAATTGTGACCATCATGTCACTTGTTGAAACTATACTAAGATAA
- the rsmG gene encoding 16S rRNA (guanine(527)-N(7))-methyltransferase RsmG: protein MNTELFIKMLEEKGIELSPQQINQYEQYFHLLVEWNEKMNLTAITEKEDVYLKHFYDSVSAAFYYDFSKPLSLCDVGAGAGFPSIPIKIAFPHLQVTIVDSLNKRITFLENLAKELQLDGVTFIHDRAETFGQNKEYREQYDLVTARAVARLSVLSELCLPLVRVGGTFVAMKAAHAKDELEVGKKAIATLGGSLKETYSFLLPIEESERNIIIVEKVKATPKKYPRKPGTPNKTPIE, encoded by the coding sequence ATGAATACAGAGTTATTTATTAAAATGTTAGAGGAGAAGGGGATTGAACTTTCTCCTCAACAGATTAACCAATATGAACAATATTTCCACTTATTAGTGGAGTGGAATGAAAAGATGAATTTGACGGCTATTACAGAGAAAGAGGACGTCTATTTAAAACATTTTTATGATAGTGTATCTGCCGCGTTTTATTATGACTTTTCAAAACCGTTAAGTCTTTGTGATGTGGGAGCGGGAGCAGGATTCCCTAGCATCCCAATTAAAATTGCATTTCCTCATCTACAGGTAACCATTGTTGATTCTTTAAACAAACGAATTACCTTTTTGGAGAATCTTGCAAAGGAACTACAACTTGATGGAGTAACCTTTATTCATGACCGAGCAGAGACATTTGGTCAAAACAAGGAGTACAGAGAACAATACGATCTAGTTACAGCTCGAGCGGTAGCACGATTATCTGTATTAAGTGAGCTTTGCTTGCCGCTTGTCAGGGTAGGGGGAACCTTTGTAGCTATGAAGGCGGCTCATGCAAAAGATGAGTTGGAAGTTGGAAAAAAAGCAATTGCCACACTCGGAGGATCCTTGAAAGAAACATATTCATTCTTACTTCCTATCGAGGAAAGTGAAAGAAATATTATTATTGTAGAAAAGGTAAAGGCGACACCAAAAAAATATCCTAGAAAACCTGGGACCCCGAATAAAACACCAATTGAATAG
- a CDS encoding DUF951 domain-containing protein, producing MEQKEFNLNDVVEMKKPHPCGANRWKIIRLGMDIRIKCIGCDHSVLIPRKEFSRKMKKVLERAES from the coding sequence TTGGAGCAAAAGGAATTTAACTTGAATGACGTGGTTGAAATGAAAAAGCCACACCCATGTGGAGCCAATCGTTGGAAAATCATTCGTTTAGGCATGGATATCCGTATCAAATGTATCGGCTGTGACCATAGTGTGTTAATTCCTCGAAAGGAATTTTCACGGAAGATGAAAAAAGTGTTAGAAAGAGCGGAGAGCTAG
- the yyaC gene encoding spore protease YyaC — translation MNLKSSFFDKKEDNGARISYDDQRASHKLAIELVSILPVATIERPIVFVCIGTDRSTGDSLGPLVGTLLEEKRLNSFYVYGTLEDPIHAVNLAEKLEDIKAKHFNPIIIAIDACLGRLKSVGFIQLADGPVKPGAGVNKELPSVGDYHITGIVNVSGFMEYFVLQNTRLNLVLKMAKVIANGIYQASVTYPPVNRWINIGNHITKDAISGRE, via the coding sequence GTGAACTTGAAATCTAGCTTTTTTGATAAGAAAGAAGACAATGGTGCAAGGATTTCCTATGACGATCAACGTGCTTCTCACAAACTAGCAATTGAACTAGTTTCTATTCTACCAGTTGCTACCATTGAACGTCCGATTGTATTTGTTTGTATAGGAACTGACCGTTCAACAGGTGATTCATTGGGACCACTCGTCGGCACACTTCTTGAAGAGAAAAGACTGAACTCCTTTTACGTTTATGGAACCCTCGAGGACCCTATTCATGCGGTGAACTTAGCTGAAAAGCTTGAGGACATCAAAGCGAAACATTTTAATCCTATTATCATTGCGATTGATGCTTGCTTAGGTCGTCTCAAAAGTGTTGGTTTCATACAACTGGCAGATGGCCCTGTTAAACCAGGAGCTGGTGTAAATAAAGAACTTCCATCTGTAGGTGATTACCATATCACTGGAATTGTTAATGTGAGTGGATTTATGGAATACTTCGTCCTACAAAACACTAGATTGAACTTAGTTTTAAAAATGGCTAAAGTCATAGCGAATGGAATTTATCAAGCAAGTGTTACTTATCCACCTGTTAATAGGTGGATAAATATTGGAAACCACATAACGAAAGACGCAATTAGTGGAAGAGAATAA
- a CDS encoding ParB/RepB/Spo0J family partition protein, producing MAKGLGKGLNAFFANIEEPNKQESITDVSLKEIRPNPYQPRKIFTQEAIEELKQSIIEHGILQPIIVRKSIKGYDIVVGERRFRAAREAGLEKVPVVIRELTEQQMMELAVLENLQREDLTPIEEAAAYQLLMEKLSLTQEQLAKRLGKSRPHIANFVRLLTLPTKIQQLISDGKISMGHGRALLGLRKKEKLPLIAEKVMKEGLNVRQLEQLIQQLNDNVPRETKKPRPEKNVFIKEREGFLRERFGTTVNIKESKNKGKIEIEFFSKDDLERILELLNNNQES from the coding sequence ATGGCTAAAGGACTCGGAAAAGGGTTAAATGCGTTCTTTGCAAACATCGAGGAGCCAAACAAACAGGAATCGATTACGGATGTTAGTTTGAAAGAAATACGTCCTAATCCTTATCAGCCGAGAAAGATCTTTACCCAAGAGGCAATTGAAGAGCTAAAGCAGTCAATTATTGAGCATGGTATTTTACAGCCTATAATCGTTAGAAAAAGTATAAAGGGCTATGATATTGTTGTTGGTGAAAGACGCTTTCGAGCAGCAAGAGAAGCGGGGCTTGAAAAAGTTCCTGTTGTCATTCGAGAATTAACTGAACAACAAATGATGGAACTTGCTGTACTAGAGAACTTACAAAGAGAAGATTTGACCCCGATAGAAGAAGCGGCAGCCTATCAGTTACTAATGGAAAAGCTCTCTTTAACACAGGAGCAGTTGGCTAAAAGACTAGGGAAGAGTCGACCACATATTGCAAATTTCGTCCGTTTGTTAACACTGCCAACCAAAATCCAACAGCTGATTTCAGATGGAAAGATTTCAATGGGGCATGGTCGTGCCTTACTTGGCCTTAGAAAGAAGGAAAAGTTACCTCTAATTGCTGAGAAAGTAATGAAAGAAGGCTTAAATGTTCGCCAGTTAGAACAACTTATTCAACAGTTGAATGATAATGTTCCACGTGAAACAAAGAAGCCAAGGCCAGAGAAAAATGTTTTTATTAAAGAACGTGAAGGCTTTTTGCGTGAGAGATTTGGCACAACTGTCAATATTAAAGAGTCTAAAAATAAAGGGAAAATTGAAATAGAGTTTTTCTCAAAAGATGATTTAGAAAGAATTCTCGAATTATTAAATAATAATCAAGAATCCTAA
- the ychF gene encoding redox-regulated ATPase YchF translates to MALTAGIVGLPNVGKSTLFNAITQAGAESANYPFCTIDPNVGIVEVPDERLQKLTELVQPKKTVPTTFEFTDIAGIVKGASKGEGLGNKFLSHIREVDAICQVVRCFADDNITHVSGKVDPIDDIETINLELILADLESVEKRLARVGKMAKQKDKDAVFEAEILEKLKEAFEADKPARTVEFTEEQMKVVKQLHLLTIKPVLYVANVGEEDVADPSSNEYVQKVREFAEKDNAQVIVVCAKIEEEIAELEGEEKEMFLSELGIEESGLDQLIRAAYHLLGLATYFTAGVQEVRAWTFRKGMKAPQCAGVIHSDFERGFIRAETVAYEDLLAGGTMAAAKEAGKVRLEGKEYEVKDGDIIHFRFNV, encoded by the coding sequence ATGGCACTAACAGCAGGAATTGTAGGTTTGCCGAACGTAGGGAAATCTACATTATTTAATGCGATTACCCAAGCAGGAGCTGAATCAGCGAACTATCCTTTCTGTACAATCGATCCGAACGTAGGAATTGTAGAAGTTCCAGATGAAAGACTACAAAAATTAACAGAGCTTGTTCAACCGAAAAAAACGGTACCTACAACGTTTGAGTTTACTGATATTGCTGGGATTGTAAAGGGTGCGAGTAAAGGGGAAGGTTTAGGAAACAAGTTTCTTTCCCATATCCGTGAAGTGGACGCCATTTGTCAGGTTGTACGCTGCTTTGCTGATGATAATATTACTCACGTCTCTGGTAAGGTAGACCCAATTGACGATATTGAAACGATTAATCTTGAGTTAATTTTAGCTGATCTTGAATCAGTAGAAAAAAGACTTGCGCGTGTTGGGAAAATGGCGAAACAAAAAGATAAGGATGCTGTTTTTGAAGCAGAAATCCTTGAAAAGTTGAAGGAAGCGTTTGAAGCGGACAAGCCTGCTCGTACAGTCGAGTTTACTGAAGAACAAATGAAGGTAGTAAAACAACTTCATTTGTTAACGATTAAACCGGTTCTTTATGTGGCTAATGTAGGGGAAGAAGATGTTGCGGACCCGTCTTCAAATGAATACGTACAAAAAGTGAGAGAGTTTGCTGAAAAGGACAATGCACAAGTCATTGTCGTTTGTGCAAAGATTGAAGAAGAAATTGCTGAGCTTGAAGGGGAAGAAAAGGAAATGTTCCTTTCTGAGCTGGGTATCGAGGAATCGGGTCTTGATCAGCTAATTCGTGCGGCTTATCATTTACTAGGATTAGCAACGTACTTTACGGCTGGAGTACAGGAAGTTCGTGCATGGACATTCCGTAAAGGGATGAAGGCCCCTCAATGTGCAGGAGTTATCCACTCTGACTTTGAGCGTGGGTTCATTCGTGCAGAAACCGTTGCTTATGAAGATTTACTAGCTGGCGGTACCATGGCTGCTGCTAAAGAAGCTGGTAAAGTTCGATTAGAAGGAAAAGAATACGAAGTAAAAGACGGAGACATCATTCATTTCCGCTTTAATGTATAA
- a CDS encoding glycosyltransferase family 4 protein has product MSIPFFIYPECRTALALPNTILERVQAFSPDFIHVATPLTMGVLGSHAAKKLHIPIISSYHTHFDQYLDYYKLSWISPILWRYLKWFYSSSERIFVPSQETLAHLQTKDFTNLSIWTRGVDCSLFQPSNQTVNIREKYNIKSPIILLYVGRLAPEKDLFTLQKMIEHFSEKWKESVHWLIVGDGPSFGEISSLSNENKNITMTGYLSGNELASCYAASDLFVFPSQTETFGNVVLEALASGTPAIVSNRGGVSGIVEHNKTGKICEAGVYQDFIKETEQLINHKVSRLIMGKNAREYALKQTWEGIFNELISECKRTIKQKIVTLKKNA; this is encoded by the coding sequence ATGAGCATTCCTTTTTTTATCTACCCAGAGTGTCGAACAGCATTGGCTCTGCCGAATACCATCCTTGAACGAGTACAAGCTTTTTCTCCAGATTTTATCCACGTGGCTACGCCATTAACGATGGGAGTACTAGGCTCCCATGCAGCTAAAAAGTTACATATTCCAATCATTTCTTCTTATCACACACACTTTGACCAGTACCTGGATTATTACAAGCTCAGTTGGATATCTCCGATTCTGTGGAGATATTTAAAATGGTTTTATTCTTCCTCAGAACGAATTTTTGTTCCCTCCCAGGAGACATTAGCGCATCTCCAAACAAAAGACTTCACGAACCTATCTATATGGACGAGAGGGGTAGACTGCTCTCTTTTTCAACCTTCTAACCAAACGGTCAACATTCGAGAGAAATATAATATAAAATCCCCCATAATTCTCCTTTACGTAGGGAGACTTGCACCAGAAAAAGACCTATTTACATTACAAAAAATGATTGAACATTTCTCGGAAAAGTGGAAAGAAAGCGTCCATTGGTTAATTGTAGGGGATGGTCCTAGTTTTGGGGAGATATCTAGTCTATCAAATGAGAACAAAAATATAACAATGACGGGATACTTAAGTGGAAATGAGCTAGCTTCTTGTTATGCAGCGAGTGATTTATTCGTTTTTCCATCACAAACAGAAACATTTGGGAACGTAGTATTAGAGGCGCTGGCAAGCGGAACTCCTGCCATTGTTTCTAATCGTGGAGGAGTAAGTGGAATTGTAGAGCATAACAAAACAGGAAAGATATGTGAGGCTGGAGTTTACCAGGATTTTATTAAGGAAACGGAACAATTAATCAATCATAAAGTAAGCAGGCTCATTATGGGGAAAAACGCAAGAGAATATGCACTAAAGCAAACATGGGAAGGCATCTTCAACGAATTAATCAGTGAGTGTAAACGAACGATTAAGCAGAAAATAGTCACTTTAAAAAAGAATGCTTAA
- the noc gene encoding nucleoid occlusion protein, whose protein sequence is MKQTFTRFFGLGEKEGQAGTEEQVEVLTEADHEEIKKIPIDSIVPNRFQPRTVFDEDKIEELSRTIHIHGIIQPIVVREFEEGTFEIIAGERRWRAMKKLGWDEAPAIVKNMNDTETASVALIENLQREELSPIEEAIAYGKLLELHNLTQEALAQRLGKGQSTVANKLRLLKLPQEVQEALLNKLITERHARSLIPLKDAEKQIKLLEEIIEKNLNVKQTEDRVAKLLAETSEKPKPKRKAFSKDVRIAVNTIRQSLSMVSDSGINLNSEEEEFDDFYQITIKIPKKK, encoded by the coding sequence ATGAAGCAGACTTTCACACGCTTTTTTGGCCTAGGCGAAAAAGAGGGACAAGCTGGGACGGAAGAACAGGTTGAAGTATTAACCGAAGCAGATCATGAAGAGATAAAAAAAATACCAATTGATTCAATTGTTCCAAATCGCTTCCAGCCAAGGACGGTATTTGATGAGGACAAAATTGAAGAACTCTCACGGACGATTCACATACATGGGATCATCCAGCCAATTGTTGTAAGAGAATTTGAAGAAGGTACGTTTGAAATCATTGCCGGTGAGCGAAGATGGAGAGCGATGAAAAAGCTTGGTTGGGATGAAGCCCCTGCCATTGTGAAAAATATGAATGATACAGAAACGGCTTCTGTCGCATTAATAGAAAACCTTCAAAGAGAAGAACTGTCACCAATTGAAGAGGCAATTGCCTATGGGAAGCTATTGGAATTACACAATTTAACTCAAGAAGCTCTTGCGCAAAGGCTAGGGAAGGGACAATCCACTGTAGCCAATAAGCTTCGCCTATTAAAGCTGCCGCAAGAGGTACAAGAAGCACTACTAAATAAATTAATTACCGAAAGACATGCGCGATCTCTCATTCCTTTGAAAGATGCAGAGAAGCAAATAAAATTACTAGAAGAAATTATTGAGAAAAACTTAAATGTAAAACAAACAGAAGATCGAGTGGCGAAACTTCTAGCTGAAACGTCAGAAAAGCCAAAACCGAAGCGAAAGGCTTTTAGCAAAGATGTTAGAATTGCCGTTAATACCATTCGTCAATCTCTGTCCATGGTTTCTGATAGTGGCATCAACTTAAACTCAGAAGAGGAAGAGTTTGATGATTTCTACCAAATAACAATCAAAATTCCTAAAAAGAAATAA
- a CDS encoding ParA family protein, with protein MGKVIAIANQKGGVGKTTTSVNLGACLAYIGKKVLLVDVDPQGNATSGVGIEKADVEQCIYDVLVDDVEAKEVIMPTSVENLYAIPATIQLAGAEIELVPTISREVRLKRALEEVKGSYDYVIIDCPPSLGLLTLNALTASDAVIIPVQCEFYALEGLSQLLNTVRLVQKHLNQDLKIEGVLLTMLDARTNLGLQVIEEVKKYFQDKVYKTIIPRNIRLSEAPSHGEPIIIYDPKSRGAEVYLDLAKEVVSHG; from the coding sequence TTGGGGAAAGTTATTGCCATTGCGAATCAAAAAGGAGGAGTTGGTAAAACAACAACTTCTGTAAACCTAGGTGCCTGCTTAGCATATATAGGGAAAAAAGTATTGCTAGTTGATGTTGATCCACAAGGAAATGCCACAAGTGGTGTTGGTATTGAAAAAGCTGACGTGGAGCAATGTATATATGATGTATTAGTGGATGACGTGGAGGCAAAGGAAGTTATCATGCCTACATCCGTTGAAAACCTATATGCTATCCCCGCTACGATTCAGTTAGCAGGTGCAGAAATTGAACTTGTTCCAACCATATCAAGAGAAGTGAGATTAAAAAGGGCACTTGAGGAAGTAAAAGGATCTTACGATTATGTTATTATCGACTGTCCACCATCATTAGGTTTATTGACCTTAAATGCGTTAACTGCCTCAGATGCTGTTATTATCCCTGTTCAATGTGAATTTTACGCACTTGAAGGGTTAAGTCAACTTCTAAATACCGTTCGACTCGTCCAGAAGCATTTAAACCAAGATTTAAAAATCGAAGGTGTCCTTCTTACGATGCTAGATGCCAGAACAAATCTTGGACTACAGGTAATTGAAGAAGTAAAGAAGTATTTTCAAGATAAAGTATACAAAACCATTATTCCCCGAAATATCCGCTTAAGTGAAGCACCGAGTCATGGGGAGCCGATTATCATTTACGATCCAAAATCTAGAGGTGCAGAAGTCTATTTAGATTTGGCAAAGGAAGTGGTTTCGCATGGCTAA
- a CDS encoding molybdopterin-dependent oxidoreductase: MANTYTSACPLNCWDSCGFKVTVEDGRVTRVEGDETHPITKGKICGRGRMLEARTNSAERILYPLKKINGEFHRIPWAQALDELAEKMSWLKKNKGTTSILHSHDYANGGLLKNLDQRFFNGYGGVTELTGSLCWGAGIEAQNRDFGDAYSHAPGDVLNSKNIVIWGRNVARTNMHFYSALQEAKRNGTKLYVIDPLYNATAKLAHKHITVKPGTDGILAVGIMKELLRLERADIDFIEKYTVGFTHVKELIQTVSLEEISRITEVSIDVMTELAHLYGDRPTSTYFGLGMQRYGNGGNTIRLIDALVAISGNIGIRGGGANYANKQVGQSFQFGELTLPERRKEARHFTMMKQAKGILEAVNPTIEMIIVTCGNPIAQVPNTNELIKAFSSVDTVVVIDSFMTDTAEMADYILPTTTAFEEEDIYYSSMYHHYANYGPKLVESPGEAKSDLWIWTELANRLGFGEDFNYSRDEWMTMAIQHLEGKGITLQTFKENYHVELPVDEVPWSDFHFKTPSGKYEFVSNRAIQQGEDGRLSLSLPNESIITSPELAQKYPYQLLTIHPMRSNHSQHYHLFAQQPKLRVELAANIAEDLHLAENDFVEVWNERGAVKGYVQILTNAHPNTINIDEGIWKKYGGSVNLLTPSEESDNGLGSTLYDCLVNIRKVEQDETAV, translated from the coding sequence ATGGCGAACACGTATACTTCTGCATGCCCGTTAAATTGCTGGGACAGCTGTGGATTTAAAGTAACAGTCGAGGATGGAAGGGTAACTCGGGTGGAAGGCGATGAAACCCACCCGATTACAAAAGGGAAAATCTGTGGAAGGGGTCGAATGCTTGAAGCACGAACCAATTCTGCTGAACGAATTCTTTACCCTTTAAAAAAGATAAATGGTGAGTTTCATAGAATACCATGGGCCCAAGCACTAGATGAATTGGCTGAAAAGATGTCTTGGCTAAAGAAAAATAAGGGGACCACTTCTATTTTGCATAGCCATGATTATGCCAATGGAGGTTTGTTGAAAAATCTCGATCAACGGTTTTTTAATGGTTATGGTGGTGTAACAGAGTTAACGGGCTCACTATGCTGGGGGGCTGGAATTGAAGCACAAAACCGGGATTTTGGTGATGCATACAGTCATGCCCCAGGAGATGTACTGAATAGTAAAAATATCGTGATATGGGGTAGAAATGTAGCTAGAACGAATATGCATTTTTATTCTGCTCTACAAGAAGCAAAACGTAACGGAACCAAACTTTATGTAATTGACCCGTTATACAATGCAACTGCGAAACTAGCCCATAAACATATTACGGTTAAGCCAGGCACAGATGGAATTCTAGCAGTAGGTATCATGAAAGAGCTCCTACGTTTAGAACGGGCTGACATAGATTTTATTGAAAAATATACGGTTGGATTTACTCATGTGAAGGAATTAATTCAAACCGTTTCTCTTGAAGAGATTAGTAGAATAACGGAAGTATCGATAGATGTTATGACAGAGCTTGCTCATTTATACGGTGATAGACCCACATCCACTTATTTTGGCCTAGGAATGCAACGTTACGGGAATGGGGGAAATACCATTCGTCTCATTGATGCATTGGTTGCTATAAGTGGAAACATTGGGATTCGCGGTGGTGGAGCAAATTATGCGAATAAGCAGGTAGGACAGAGCTTTCAGTTTGGGGAATTAACATTACCGGAGCGACGGAAAGAAGCCCGCCACTTTACTATGATGAAGCAGGCAAAAGGGATTTTAGAAGCAGTGAACCCAACAATTGAAATGATTATTGTTACTTGCGGAAATCCGATTGCACAAGTTCCTAATACAAATGAGTTGATAAAGGCATTTTCCTCTGTTGATACGGTGGTTGTAATTGATTCGTTCATGACAGATACAGCAGAAATGGCTGATTATATTCTTCCGACGACAACGGCATTTGAAGAGGAAGACATCTATTATTCTTCCATGTATCATCATTATGCTAACTATGGTCCAAAGCTTGTGGAATCACCTGGGGAAGCAAAATCAGATTTGTGGATATGGACAGAATTAGCTAACCGACTTGGTTTTGGGGAGGATTTTAACTACTCTAGAGATGAATGGATGACAATGGCCATTCAACATTTAGAGGGTAAAGGAATTACGCTCCAAACATTTAAAGAAAATTATCATGTAGAACTTCCAGTAGATGAAGTTCCATGGAGTGATTTTCATTTTAAAACCCCAAGCGGCAAATATGAGTTTGTCTCTAATCGAGCGATCCAACAGGGGGAGGATGGACGTTTATCTTTGTCCCTACCTAATGAATCGATCATTACTAGCCCTGAGTTAGCTCAGAAATATCCTTATCAGCTCTTAACTATTCATCCCATGCGTTCAAACCATTCTCAACACTATCATTTATTTGCTCAACAACCAAAGCTTCGAGTTGAATTAGCAGCAAATATTGCAGAGGATCTTCATTTAGCAGAAAATGATTTTGTAGAAGTATGGAATGAGCGTGGAGCGGTAAAAGGCTATGTTCAAATCCTTACTAATGCACATCCAAATACCATTAACATAGATGAGGGCATTTGGAAGAAGTATGGAGGATCGGTCAACCTTCTTACCCCAAGTGAGGAATCGGATAACGGACTGGGAAGTACTTTGTATGATTGCTTAGTAAATATTAGAAAAGTAGAACAAGATGAAACTGCCGTTTAG